One Mastacembelus armatus chromosome 10, fMasArm1.2, whole genome shotgun sequence DNA window includes the following coding sequences:
- the hopx gene encoding homeodomain-only protein produces the protein MASKASECLKLSESQIKVLEDCFNKVSKHPDGTTLMLVAAECDLSEEDTQKWFKLRNAQWRQQEGLPAELGSVLD, from the exons ATGGCTTCTAAAGCGTCGGAGTGCCTGAAGCTGTCGGAGAGCCAGATCAAAGTGCTGGAGGACTGTTTCAACAAAGTCAGCAAGCATCCGGACGGGACGACGCTCATGCTGGTGGCTGCAGAGTGCGACCTGTCGGAGGAGGACACTCAG AAATGGTTCAAACTACGTAACGCACAGTGGCGGCAGCAGGAAGGCCTTCCTGCTGAACTGGGATCAGTGTTGGACTGA